In the genome of Diorhabda carinulata isolate Delta chromosome Y, icDioCari1.1, whole genome shotgun sequence, one region contains:
- the LOC130903088 gene encoding uncharacterized protein LOC130903088, with protein MYGKRQRQNDNMPPMFDIYRKPMFDDSIRKAEYRTYAPFIKSFNCSDIVEFSINQVDSFFAMSETLLCIKGSLEIHGAGDVKLANNVGAFLFDSCTYSESAREMETVRDPGIVSAVRVMTCYNQEDSNHMAIAGWNYPKDPILNVSDKSFNLQIPLKHIFSIFNDYSMITCGRQTIRLVRARNDNDCLYITEKNVSRTLSTTTAKINITSVELKVKHIFPNDDIKLNLMKSIQKDQPIVIPFRKWELHELPSITKGARHEVWAVKTSTSVERPRFVIVFFQTGKRNLSTADPTLFDNADVQSIRLSLNGDYWPNERMQLDFAKTDYNEAYFNYTEFYPNYANSTQKRPLLDYSSFKKRALFVIDCSKQEESMKASTVDVKLDIEANIGFPENTKVYCITIHDCVMEYFPLTEIVKSLN; from the coding sequence ATGTATGGAAAACGTCAACGCCAAAACGACAACATGCCTCCAATGTTTGATATCTACCGTAAGCCGATGTTTGACGATTCAATTCGAAAGGCTGAATACAGAACCTATGCTCCATTTATAAAGTCATTCAATTGCAGTGACATTGTGGAGTTTAGCATTAATCAGGTTGATTCGTTCTTTGCAATGAGCGAAACTTTGTTGTGCATTAAAGGTTCGCTTGAAATACACGGAGCTGGTGACGTAAAATTAGCAAATAATGTTGGAGCCTTTCTATTCGATTCATGTACGTACAGTGAAAGTGCCAGGGAAATGGAAACAGTTCGGGATCCTGGAATAGTGAGTGCCGTACGTGTTATGACTTGTTATAACCAAGAAGATTCCAATCATATGGCTATAGCCGGCTGGAATTACCCGAAAGATCCTATTCTGAATGTTAGCGACAAGTCCTTCAACCTTCAAATACCTCTCAAacatattttcagcattttcaaCGATTATTCAATGATTACATGTGGGCGTCAAACAATACGACTAGTTCGGGCACGAAATGATAATGATTGCTTATATATTACTGAAAAGAATGTCTCTAGAACGCTCTCCACTACAACAgctaaaataaacattacaagCGTTGAGCTAAAAGTTAAACATATCTTTCCTAATGACGacataaaattaaatctcaTGAAATCCATTCAAAAAGATCAACCTATAGTTATTCCATTTAGGAAGTGGGAGTTACACGAATTACCCTCAATTACTAAAGGAGCAAGACATGAAGTTTGGGCTGTCAAGACATCCACTTCAGTTGAAAGACCtcgttttgttattgttttctttcaaaCCGGCAAACGTAACTTGAGTACAGCTGACccgactttatttgacaatgCCGACGTACAAAGTATAAGACTGTCACTTAATGGTGATTATTGGCCCAATGAAAGAATGCAATTGGATTTCGCTAAAACTGATTACAATGAAGCCTATTTTAACTATACTGAATTCTATCCCAACTACGCAAACTCCACACAGAAGCGCCCCCTGCTGGATTATTCTTCTTTCAAGAAACGAGCATTGTTTGTTATCGATTGTTCAAAACAGGAGGAAAGCATGAAGGCATCCACAGTCGATGTGAAACTTGACATTGAAGCAAACATAGGTTTTCCCGAAAATACCAAAGTCTATTGCATCACAATTCACGATTGTGTAATGGAATACTTCCCCCTCACCGAAATTGTTAAAAGCTTGAACTAG
- the LOC130903089 gene encoding uncharacterized protein LOC130903089: protein MYVKIETERLTFIRLNQTKLRSEEYIHLRDAINTDGNAQNVGRMTILPATYIGSPRHMHEYAHDAMSYIRHYGTADLFITFTCNPQWIEIKQELFSGQSPIDRHDITARVFRQKLKSLMDFIVKHNVFGETRCWMYSVEWQKRGLPHAHILIWLVEKIRPNEVDAVISAEIPDVQVDPGLHEVVIKHMIHGPCGTLNQNSPCMMDGKCSKRYPRTLISETITGNGYPLYRRRSTADNGKSTIVKLNQQDIEIDNR from the coding sequence atgtatgttaaaattgaaacggAGAGATTAACATTCATCAGGTTGAATCAAACCAAACTCCGATCTGAAGAGTATATTCACCTTCGAGATGCGATTAATACTGATGGAAATGCACAGAATGTCGGTCGGATGACTATTCTTCCAGCAACATACATCGGAAGCCCTCGGCATATGCACGAATATGCTCATGATGCCATGTCGTATATTCGTCATTATGGTACAGCAGATTTGTTCATCACATTTACATGCAATCCGCAATGGATAGAAATCAAGCAGGAGTTATTCTCTGGGCAATCACCCATTGATCGTCATGATATTACAGCCAGAGTCTTTAGACAaaagttgaaatcattaatGGATTTCATCGTAAAACATAATGTGTTTGGTGAGACACGCTGCTGGATGTATTCTGTGGAGTGGCAGAAACGAGGATTGCCACATGCACACATTTTGATTTGGTTGGTTGAAAAGATAAGGCCAAATGAAGTTGATGCAGTGATATCAGCTGAAATCCCTGATGTACAAGTAGATCCTGGATTACATGAGGTAGTTATCAAACACATGATACATGGTCCCTGTGGAACTCTTAATCAAAATTCACCGTGTATGATGGATGGTAAATGTTCAAAACGATATCCACGGACATTAATATCGGAAACAATTACTGGTAATGGTTATCCATTGTATCGTCGCAGATCGACAGCAGACAATGGAAAAtcaacaattgtcaaattaaatcaacaagatattgaaatagataatcGTTGA